One stretch of Podospora bellae-mahoneyi strain CBS 112042 chromosome 2, whole genome shotgun sequence DNA includes these proteins:
- a CDS encoding hypothetical protein (BUSCO:EOG092638EN; MEROPS:MER0031618; COG:I; EggNog:ENOG503NYMR), which yields MVLEQEGTFTVSGAELYTKSWLPDGPIKARLVFIHGFSDHINRYPAFFSHLASKGIAVYGFDQRGWGRSVKKPAERGLTGPTAQVLSDIAAFLSQPHLLGTPGSQEPVFVMGHSMGGGQVLTFAADPKYESLVEKVRGLLLEAPFIGFSPEERPSWLKITVGRLAGRLMPHFQLAHKIAVEHLTRDQHVQVSIKEDELMHDTGTLEGFAGLLDRTNDLQQGRTKLGKEGVVKSLWVGHGTADKTTWFEATKQWFEGCAGGVKDRTLRAYEGWYHQLHCDGECSGEFFEDVAGWILERAGGGEEVLKKAGETPKAQQTQEAVVPVEAEGSQKTEAKL from the exons ATGGTCCTCGAACAAGAAGGCACCTTTACCGTCTCGGGAGCAGAGCTCTACACCAAGTCATGGCTT CCCGATGGACCCATCAAAGCCAGGCTAGTCTTCATCCACGGCTTCTCAGACCACATCAACCGCTacccagccttcttctcccacctcgCCTCCAAAGGAATCGCTGTGTACGGCTTTGACCAGCGAGGATGGGGCCGGTCAGTCAAGAAACCTGCCGAAAGGGGTCTCACGGGCCCAACAGCGCAAGTTCTCTCAGACATTGCTGCCTTCCTCTCACAGCCCCATCTTCTCGGCACACCCGGGAGCCAAGAACCGGTCTTCGTAATGGGACACAGCATGGGTGGAGGACAAGTTCTCACCTTTGCTGCTGACCCAAAGTATGAGTccttggtggagaaggtTCGGGGTCTCCTCCTTGAAGCACCGTTTATCGGGTTCTCTCCAGAGGAAAGACCGTCTTGGTTGAAGATTACCGTTGGAAGActggcggggaggttgatgccgCACTTTCAGCTTGCGCACAAGATTGCTGTCGAGCATCTGACGAGGGATCAACATGTGCAAGTGAGTatcaaggaggatgagctgatgCATGATACGGGCACGCTGGAGGGTTTTGCCGGGTTGTTGGACAGGACGAATGATTTGCAGCAGGGGAGGACGAagctggggaaggagggggtggtgaagagctTGTGGGTTGGGCATGGGACGGCGGATAAGACGACCTGGTTTGAGGCTACAAAGCAGTGGTTTGAGGGGTGTGCGGGTGGGGTGAAGGATAGGACGCTGAGGGCGTATGAGGGGTGGTATCATCAGCTGCATTGTGATGGGGAGTGTAGTGGCGAGTTTTttgaggatgttgctggttggATATTGGAAcgggctgggggaggggaggaggtgttgaagaaggctggGGAGACACCGAAGGCTCAGCAAACACAGGAGGCTGTGGTGCCCGttgaggcggaggggagCCAGAAGACGGAGGCCAAGCTTTGA